The proteins below are encoded in one region of Aerosakkonema funiforme FACHB-1375:
- a CDS encoding DNA-binding protein yields the protein MSESKYDQVVAAFRELIEAGEQPSQEKIRGVVFAKTGAKMSNATIQKHLKAFRASNPDEFFKGTNSDDEPIPIEHQELMRRVYHSIRRATELVYSSEAQEKLDVETEILREKLSETEAALQTANAKLKGMEQAYQHIVEQMQLVVRNNAMLVKMGDGAEISTCLAEINRLQNQVVEVSDQKHSLSMQVTQLQKEVEDAGRLSQELSAIRAERDKLSIQLTQVAERNMELLERAQKLEAALGAKLNEIDALKAQLIAQPILPDAPVFEVGEEGALAQWKERNAQLTERNQFLEAQLKELYQKYGAAQEELSRFKQAQPSFEQPVVEEITSSDETENSSNQPSQEPPVKGAKRKKG from the coding sequence ATGTCAGAATCAAAATACGACCAAGTTGTTGCAGCTTTCCGGGAGTTAATAGAAGCGGGAGAGCAGCCTTCTCAAGAGAAAATCAGAGGTGTTGTCTTCGCCAAGACAGGAGCAAAAATGTCTAACGCCACAATCCAGAAACACCTCAAAGCGTTCCGAGCTTCCAACCCCGATGAATTTTTCAAGGGAACTAACTCTGATGATGAGCCAATTCCAATAGAACACCAGGAGTTGATGAGACGGGTGTACCACAGTATTCGCCGAGCGACCGAACTGGTGTACAGTTCGGAAGCACAAGAGAAATTGGATGTGGAAACAGAGATATTGAGAGAAAAGCTATCGGAGACAGAAGCAGCGCTACAGACAGCCAATGCGAAATTGAAAGGGATGGAACAAGCATACCAGCATATTGTCGAGCAGATGCAGTTGGTAGTCCGCAATAATGCAATGTTAGTAAAAATGGGGGATGGAGCTGAAATAAGCACCTGTCTTGCAGAAATAAACCGACTGCAAAACCAAGTAGTCGAGGTGAGCGACCAAAAGCACTCACTTAGTATGCAAGTTACACAACTTCAAAAGGAAGTAGAGGATGCTGGTCGCTTAAGTCAGGAACTGAGTGCGATTAGAGCAGAGCGAGATAAGCTATCAATTCAGCTTACTCAAGTAGCAGAAAGAAACATGGAACTGCTAGAGCGAGCGCAAAAGCTAGAAGCAGCGTTAGGTGCTAAGCTGAATGAAATAGATGCCTTGAAAGCTCAGCTGATTGCCCAGCCAATTCTGCCCGATGCACCAGTGTTTGAGGTAGGAGAAGAAGGAGCGCTCGCGCAATGGAAAGAACGTAATGCCCAGCTAACAGAGCGCAATCAATTTCTGGAGGCACAACTTAAAGAACTTTACCAAAAGTATGGAGCAGCACAGGAGGAGTTATCTAGATTTAAGCAAGCTCAGCCATCTTTCGAGCAACCAGTAGTTGAAGAAATAACTTCTTCAGATGAAACTGAAAATTCTTCAAATCAACCAAGTCAAGAACCTCCAGTGAAAGGAGCGAAACGCAAAAAAGGTTAG
- a CDS encoding nitrile hydratase accessory protein — translation MQLRFEHFAVTSMMGSETSPPHERGTLKFERFWEERAFGIALALSKKGHYEWEDFRLELIAAIAQWEATHCKDDPTWDYYQQWLQALEELVFESNLIDADEWERRTLELMEQEQNESNSISTI, via the coding sequence TTGCAACTTCGATTTGAGCATTTTGCTGTTACTTCTATGATGGGTAGCGAAACTTCTCCTCCTCACGAGCGTGGCACGTTGAAATTTGAGCGGTTCTGGGAAGAACGTGCTTTTGGCATTGCCCTTGCCTTGTCCAAGAAGGGGCATTATGAATGGGAAGACTTCCGGCTGGAGTTAATTGCTGCGATCGCACAATGGGAAGCAACTCACTGTAAAGATGACCCCACTTGGGACTATTACCAACAATGGCTTCAGGCTCTAGAAGAGTTAGTTTTTGAATCTAATTTGATTGATGCAGATGAATGGGAAAGACGCACACTTGAATTAATGGAACAGGAGCAAAACGAGAGCAATTCAATTAGCACTATTTAA
- the nthA gene encoding nitrile hydratase subunit alpha: protein MSERFSYRPNREAYNAAKVKALESLLIEKGIISSETVDKVLTFFETDFGPFNGAKLVARAWVDPEFKACLLTNTPEAIAQMDFPPGMAGAEGEYMKVVENTPKVHNLVVCTLCSCYPWPMLGLPPYWYKDPTFRSRAVKEPRKVLKEFGLELDESKEVRVWDSSAQIRWFVLPERPARTEGMSEEELAALVTPEAMMGVAQVKVPA, encoded by the coding sequence GTGAGCGAACGTTTTAGTTATAGACCAAATCGCGAGGCTTATAATGCTGCTAAAGTTAAGGCTTTAGAGTCCTTGCTGATTGAAAAAGGCATCATTAGCAGCGAAACGGTTGATAAGGTACTCACTTTCTTTGAAACCGATTTCGGACCATTTAATGGTGCAAAGCTGGTTGCTAGAGCATGGGTCGATCCTGAATTTAAAGCTTGTCTACTTACCAATACACCAGAAGCGATCGCGCAGATGGATTTCCCGCCTGGAATGGCTGGAGCCGAAGGGGAATACATGAAAGTGGTAGAAAACACGCCCAAGGTTCATAATCTGGTTGTTTGTACTCTCTGTTCTTGTTATCCTTGGCCTATGTTAGGATTGCCGCCTTACTGGTACAAAGACCCTACTTTTCGATCGCGTGCTGTTAAAGAACCTCGCAAAGTTTTGAAGGAGTTCGGATTGGAACTGGATGAGTCAAAAGAGGTGCGTGTTTGGGATAGCAGTGCCCAAATTCGTTGGTTTGTGCTTCCAGAACGTCCGGCCAGAACAGAAGGTATGAGTGAAGAAGAACTCGCCGCCTTGGTCACTCCAGAAGCAATGATGGGCGTTGCCCAAGTCAAAGTTCCTGCTTAG
- the nthB gene encoding nitrile hydratase subunit beta yields MKLQHYLGGLEGIDSEPLNFEKRVFVEPWETRIFGIHVAMMGLSKHLNKALPQYPIESVPTKFKSIWTWADLRKGAEAMNPFDYFRFRYYEKWLGGISGFFVQSGYITQEELDARTVTYLEKTNTSLPRLSEPAIDDQVIDYLHRGDPAIREVNRQPKFNAGQKVLVKDVPTTDHTRLPGYLRNKTGIVDRVYEGAYAYLCSTGADGLGEPMYVYSIKFDPKDIWGEMAETNSWVYADLFEVYVEAA; encoded by the coding sequence ATGAAATTACAGCATTATCTGGGCGGGCTAGAAGGTATAGATTCTGAACCACTTAATTTTGAGAAACGGGTGTTTGTCGAACCTTGGGAAACCCGTATTTTTGGCATTCATGTAGCCATGATGGGTCTGAGCAAACACCTGAACAAAGCCCTGCCACAATATCCGATCGAAAGCGTACCGACTAAATTTAAAAGTATTTGGACTTGGGCAGACCTACGCAAAGGTGCAGAGGCGATGAACCCGTTTGACTACTTTAGGTTTCGCTACTATGAAAAGTGGTTGGGCGGTATTTCTGGCTTTTTTGTACAGTCCGGCTATATCACACAGGAAGAATTGGATGCACGGACAGTGACCTACCTAGAAAAGACGAATACTTCCTTACCAAGATTATCTGAACCTGCTATTGATGACCAAGTTATTGATTACCTACATCGTGGCGATCCTGCTATTCGAGAAGTTAACCGACAACCCAAGTTTAATGCAGGACAAAAGGTTTTAGTGAAGGATGTCCCTACTACCGACCATACACGTCTACCCGGATATCTACGCAATAAAACTGGCATTGTCGATCGAGTCTATGAGGGCGCGTATGCTTATCTTTGCTCCACTGGAGCGGATGGGCTGGGAGAGCCAATGTATGTCTACAGCATCAAGTTTGACCCCAAAGATATTTGGGGTGAGATGGCTGAAACGAATTCTTGGGTCTATGCTGACCTGTTTGAAGTTTACGTTGAAGCTGCCTAG
- a CDS encoding CobW family GTP-binding protein, producing MPNRASSSIPVTILTGYLGAGKTTLLNRVLTYQHGKRVAVIVNEFGEVGIDSQLVINADEEILEMNNGCICCTVRGDLIRIFSDLMLKREKFDHLVIETTGLADPAPVIGSFFVDDVMRNHTQLDAVVTVVDALHIWSHWDADEAQEQIAFADVILLNKTDLVSLEQLEELEQRIRSMTPFAKIYRTQNCDIDMDAVLGIKAFDLKQVLSIDPEFLKDDTHEHDESVYSVSIVEQGIVSGDRFNRWLNQLVQVKGTDIFRMKGILDVDAEDRRFVFQGVHMLLDGRPGRPWQPGEQRKNEMVFIGRNLDAAQLKQEFRACLLEA from the coding sequence ATGCCCAATAGAGCATCCAGTTCCATCCCCGTCACAATTCTCACAGGCTATTTAGGGGCAGGTAAAACTACCCTGCTTAACCGAGTTCTAACATATCAGCACGGCAAAAGAGTCGCGGTAATTGTCAATGAATTTGGGGAAGTCGGCATTGACAGTCAGCTTGTGATTAATGCCGACGAAGAGATTTTAGAAATGAATAACGGTTGCATCTGCTGTACTGTACGCGGCGATCTCATCCGCATTTTCAGTGACTTGATGCTCAAGCGCGAAAAATTCGATCATTTGGTGATTGAAACAACTGGACTGGCAGATCCAGCTCCCGTGATTGGGTCGTTTTTTGTGGATGACGTGATGCGTAACCATACCCAACTAGATGCGGTAGTAACCGTTGTGGATGCTCTTCACATTTGGTCACATTGGGATGCAGATGAAGCCCAGGAACAAATTGCCTTTGCTGATGTGATTTTGCTCAACAAAACCGATCTCGTTTCCCTTGAACAATTAGAGGAATTGGAGCAACGCATTCGCAGTATGACTCCATTTGCCAAAATTTATCGCACCCAAAATTGTGACATTGACATGGATGCTGTACTGGGTATCAAAGCATTCGACTTGAAGCAAGTATTGAGCATCGACCCAGAATTTCTCAAGGACGACACTCACGAGCATGACGAATCTGTTTACTCGGTATCGATTGTCGAACAAGGTATCGTCAGCGGTGACAGATTTAACCGTTGGCTAAATCAATTAGTTCAAGTTAAAGGAACAGACATCTTTAGGATGAAAGGCATTTTGGATGTCGATGCAGAAGATCGGCGCTTTGTCTTTCAGGGCGTTCATATGTTGCTGGATGGAAGGCCAGGTCGCCCCTGGCAGCCGGGAGAGCAGCGTAAAAATGAAATGGTATTTATTGGGCGCAACTTAGATGCAGCCCAACTCAAACAAGAATTTCGAGCTTGTTTACTTGAGGCGTAA
- a CDS encoding type IV secretory system conjugative DNA transfer family protein, whose amino-acid sequence MNHYIIANQKPVVSKPTTGYQSSFDFPGLFKSFANPEGLGMIGALVLVIVFTQLTGNKKGKISTGRVVGMAEKLAATNLALKQIHERKHNKVCFWCGSPRYWWRSKLKGIGATIQTALGASPTVWIPHAERSTLVLGAPGSGKTYGSIDRMAESCMVQGFPLIVYDKKGDQMRLLAPLAARYGYDVRIFAPGESYSEVINPLDFMRNEEDAETATQIARVINANAGGNKGDNDFFSKAADMLATALIQLAKSTDCPDLGTVYGLISTEGFVSKLETAIQQKKVSVWVASSFRQYLKAKDSEKTIASIDTTTVGIFSGLIKRNLLSSFLGKTTIPIRLSGKQILIFKLDDERRDAVGPLLAAAFHMTVVKNLTQKRSDPLGIFIDELPSIFLYALPQWINEYRSNGACFVLGVQSLEQLANAYGDNLAAAITSACSTKILYNPANYATAEKFSQSYGHKELIVKERSITQSKEGRSVTWADRLQTMPMITADEIMRFPQGKCVITNPGYSSGGEGSIPYPLTIFIPKSDQKRILECSKLWDEQVCPRLIERSQLIDPTELDEAMDLRERIANSLLTVSQSEQGQKAQEAEVTLESPW is encoded by the coding sequence ATGAATCATTACATAATAGCCAATCAAAAACCAGTTGTAAGTAAACCCACAACAGGCTATCAATCTAGTTTTGATTTCCCCGGACTGTTCAAGTCTTTCGCCAATCCAGAAGGTTTGGGTATGATAGGTGCTTTAGTTTTGGTAATTGTCTTCACTCAATTAACTGGTAATAAGAAAGGAAAGATTTCGACTGGACGGGTAGTAGGAATGGCTGAAAAGCTTGCAGCTACTAACCTCGCTCTCAAACAAATTCACGAACGCAAACACAATAAAGTTTGTTTTTGGTGCGGTTCTCCTCGTTATTGGTGGCGAAGTAAATTAAAAGGGATAGGCGCAACCATTCAAACTGCTTTGGGTGCTTCTCCTACTGTTTGGATTCCTCATGCAGAACGCTCTACTCTCGTTCTCGGTGCGCCTGGAAGTGGTAAAACTTACGGTTCTATTGACAGAATGGCTGAAAGTTGTATGGTACAAGGATTCCCTTTAATTGTCTACGATAAGAAGGGCGATCAGATGCGTCTGTTAGCCCCTTTAGCCGCCAGATACGGGTATGACGTGCGGATTTTTGCACCTGGAGAATCTTACAGTGAGGTAATCAATCCTTTAGATTTTATGAGAAATGAAGAAGATGCGGAAACTGCTACTCAAATTGCTCGCGTTATCAATGCTAATGCTGGTGGTAATAAGGGAGATAATGATTTTTTCTCGAAAGCAGCCGATATGCTGGCTACGGCTTTAATTCAGTTAGCTAAAAGCACTGATTGTCCTGACTTAGGTACTGTCTACGGTTTGATTTCAACCGAAGGATTTGTTAGTAAGTTAGAAACAGCTATTCAACAGAAAAAAGTTTCTGTCTGGGTGGCTTCTAGTTTTCGCCAATATTTGAAGGCGAAAGATAGCGAAAAAACGATTGCTAGTATCGATACAACAACGGTAGGGATATTTTCTGGTTTAATCAAACGCAATTTATTATCTTCATTTTTAGGTAAGACTACGATTCCCATTCGTTTATCCGGGAAACAGATTTTGATTTTCAAGTTGGATGATGAGCGACGGGATGCAGTTGGCCCATTGCTGGCGGCGGCTTTCCACATGACCGTGGTGAAGAATTTAACTCAAAAGCGTTCCGACCCTTTGGGAATATTTATTGATGAATTACCTTCGATTTTTCTGTATGCTTTACCCCAGTGGATTAACGAGTATCGCAGTAATGGTGCTTGTTTCGTGTTGGGGGTGCAGAGTTTGGAACAATTGGCTAATGCTTATGGGGATAATTTAGCGGCTGCGATTACCAGTGCTTGCAGTACTAAAATTTTGTATAATCCTGCTAATTATGCAACGGCGGAAAAGTTTTCTCAATCTTACGGTCATAAGGAGTTGATTGTTAAGGAGCGATCGATTACTCAGTCTAAGGAAGGTCGTAGCGTTACTTGGGCCGATCGACTGCAAACTATGCCGATGATTACAGCGGATGAGATTATGCGCTTTCCGCAAGGTAAGTGCGTGATTACCAATCCCGGTTATAGTTCGGGTGGCGAGGGATCGATTCCTTATCCGCTGACTATTTTTATTCCTAAGTCTGACCAAAAAAGGATTTTAGAATGTTCTAAGCTTTGGGACGAGCAGGTTTGTCCCAGACTGATAGAGCGATCGCAGTTGATTGACCCGACTGAGTTGGATGAGGCGATGGATTTGAGGGAGAGAATTGCTAATTCTCTTTTGACTGTATCCCAGAGTGAGCAAGGGCAGAAAGCGCAAGAAGCTGAGGTTACTTTGGAGTCACCCTGGTAG
- a CDS encoding M23 family peptidase, with translation MKWHRFCALALLSLSLIILSAGYLPMLAQQNATIQSDLPTRLMPSVLSDSPQVLLPDWQRISFGSMPPIQNNGFSIIEGNTRTWSAGQTPDRYLTLLDIQSPLRPDLLNLDNIGKSSDFKTIPMTSFPLLGQQTIKHLVDIVPSLGQFSMRQVPPIAALLSQKGSLSENTTPLSTLLIQNPNLGELKLNQIDLSEYAIADIPNIESVQLGQFSGWQDTLIADVPNLNTLPLGSFPVPLTELGNAVARIDFIWSKAEQKRLRTISGSDVAGFSVPCQGQECPHIELDDLENSGRNHRGEFEGRSWISGKYQQVEGGWGCLKGVNGGKEPTGRLPFGSFAKVVVMEPDEKTDTVDTALFFRFKTFCGATPYFIGPVPFLTYRVNAPIFIGILDKQLQRTVSVPQANSSGSAFASPNEEALSQTEFAADEPCPTAASSPAGVNVAALKNAIAFLESSGQSDTIGPFVCADRGRNCGRALGKYQDMSYNPYAAQAIANKPGGQEWLSKLNTGANVTPHELFQFYPPADQEAAVKAALLDKITLTSTEIDPTTGLPFSGDRLIERVAQKHFGGDGSIVDGGATDAFGRLSLKSYGLDVLQRYKENSSLCRL, from the coding sequence ATGAAATGGCATCGGTTTTGTGCTTTAGCATTGTTATCTCTTTCTTTAATTATTTTGTCAGCCGGATACTTACCAATGCTGGCACAACAGAATGCAACTATACAATCTGATTTGCCTACCAGATTGATGCCATCCGTATTGTCTGATAGCCCGCAAGTTTTGCTACCAGATTGGCAGAGAATATCGTTTGGTTCTATGCCACCAATTCAAAATAACGGTTTTTCGATTATTGAAGGTAATACACGCACTTGGTCGGCGGGACAAACACCCGATCGCTATTTAACATTACTCGATATTCAATCTCCATTAAGACCCGATTTACTCAATCTGGACAATATTGGAAAAAGTTCAGACTTCAAGACGATTCCCATGACTAGCTTTCCTTTACTCGGTCAGCAGACTATTAAACACCTAGTAGATATCGTACCTTCTTTAGGTCAGTTTTCCATGAGGCAAGTTCCTCCCATTGCTGCACTACTATCTCAAAAAGGCTCGCTCTCAGAAAATACCACTCCTCTTTCTACTTTATTAATCCAGAATCCAAATTTGGGCGAACTAAAACTCAACCAAATTGATTTATCCGAATATGCGATCGCTGATATTCCCAATATCGAATCGGTTCAGTTAGGGCAATTTTCAGGTTGGCAAGATACTTTAATTGCTGATGTACCTAACCTCAATACTTTACCTCTGGGTTCTTTCCCCGTTCCCCTAACAGAATTAGGCAATGCGGTAGCCAGAATAGATTTTATTTGGAGTAAAGCAGAACAGAAGCGGTTACGGACGATTTCAGGCTCAGATGTAGCTGGTTTTTCCGTACCCTGTCAAGGTCAAGAATGCCCTCATATCGAACTGGACGATTTAGAAAATTCGGGACGAAACCACCGGGGTGAATTTGAAGGTCGTTCTTGGATATCCGGTAAATACCAACAAGTGGAAGGCGGTTGGGGTTGTCTCAAAGGAGTTAATGGCGGTAAAGAACCCACTGGTAGATTGCCTTTTGGCAGTTTCGCCAAAGTAGTAGTGATGGAACCGGATGAAAAAACCGATACCGTTGATACTGCTTTGTTCTTCCGCTTCAAAACCTTTTGCGGTGCTACCCCTTATTTTATTGGCCCAGTTCCCTTTCTTACCTACAGGGTGAACGCGCCCATATTCATCGGTATTTTAGATAAGCAGCTACAAAGGACTGTTTCGGTTCCCCAGGCGAATAGCAGCGGTAGTGCGTTCGCATCCCCAAATGAAGAAGCACTTTCTCAAACAGAGTTCGCTGCTGACGAACCTTGTCCCACTGCTGCTAGTTCTCCAGCTGGCGTGAATGTTGCAGCACTTAAAAACGCGATCGCATTCCTGGAAAGCAGCGGTCAGTCCGATACCATTGGCCCCTTTGTCTGTGCCGATCGGGGACGCAACTGCGGACGCGCTTTGGGGAAATACCAGGATATGAGTTATAACCCCTATGCAGCGCAGGCTATAGCCAATAAACCAGGGGGTCAAGAATGGCTTTCTAAGCTTAATACCGGGGCCAACGTGACTCCTCACGAGCTATTCCAATTTTACCCCCCGGCGGATCAGGAAGCTGCTGTAAAAGCTGCCCTGCTGGATAAGATTACTCTCACCTCGACTGAAATTGACCCGACTACCGGGCTACCTTTTTCAGGCGATCGCCTAATTGAAAGGGTAGCTCAAAAGCACTTCGGCGGTGATGGTTCCATTGTGGATGGGGGTGCTACCGATGCTTTCGGGCGGTTGAGTTTGAAAAGTTACGGTCTAGATGTTTTGCAGCGCTACAAGGAGAATTCTTCTTTATGCAGATTATAA
- a CDS encoding ATP-binding protein produces MMQFIQDLPILFASSQYLVAVETPLTERLEMFKFLLPIAQNLQVPLYFWNFGYSHLRQVYFDRTIRLIPTDIKCTSGLAWLVDNNEVPGVFVFEGMLAPDTSGRNKLEQLAMISNLAYDLPTRGQQQFVVALETYVELPQELMPLVPVLVNSLPDASQMRQIVQDLGNQLFLAPAELEQLIRTCLGLPIGELSMLLQHSLSNNCTTEQLIDEVLTYKKSKLKGRGIEFISEPDVPAAGGLDLLEEMLERAAALLKPEAKEHNLKFPKGMILWGPPGTGKSLSAKLAAKKMGVPMVAADWTSLRGATAYESRKNLREFLQLCDSLGEYGLVLYFDDFDKGFAGFDSDSDGGVSRQLAGKLLTWMQERTSQVLVMATVNRLDFLPPELIRRFDDIVFVDIPHTGARYEIIKLHLARYFPDLDFSERDWWRLLRETKMLTPAEIGNLVRKTAEEAFYRNTQHFASSELHKQPLNVTVKDFLAQRYNFTPSMIREEDKIVEIRNKASYARPASSPDRSRWRQEPEVLFGSTPN; encoded by the coding sequence ATGATGCAATTTATCCAAGATTTACCAATTTTGTTCGCTTCCAGTCAATACCTCGTAGCAGTTGAAACTCCTCTTACCGAACGATTGGAAATGTTCAAGTTCCTACTACCTATCGCTCAAAATCTCCAAGTACCTTTATATTTTTGGAATTTTGGCTATTCTCATCTGCGACAAGTATACTTCGATCGAACTATCAGACTCATACCGACTGATATTAAGTGTACATCTGGTCTGGCATGGTTGGTAGATAATAACGAAGTACCGGGGGTGTTTGTTTTTGAGGGTATGCTAGCACCCGATACTTCTGGAAGAAATAAGCTAGAACAGTTAGCTATGATTAGTAACCTAGCTTATGATTTACCTACAAGAGGTCAACAACAATTCGTAGTAGCACTTGAGACTTACGTCGAACTACCACAGGAATTGATGCCTTTAGTTCCTGTATTGGTGAATTCACTACCAGATGCTTCTCAAATGCGACAGATAGTACAAGATTTGGGTAATCAGTTATTTTTAGCGCCAGCAGAATTAGAACAATTGATAAGGACTTGTCTGGGTTTACCAATAGGCGAACTGTCCATGCTTTTGCAGCACTCCCTATCAAATAATTGTACTACCGAACAACTAATTGATGAAGTGCTAACTTACAAAAAATCTAAATTAAAAGGACGGGGGATTGAATTTATCAGCGAACCGGATGTACCTGCTGCGGGTGGATTAGACTTATTAGAAGAAATGCTAGAACGCGCTGCTGCATTACTCAAACCGGAAGCAAAAGAACACAATCTTAAATTCCCCAAAGGTATGATATTATGGGGGCCACCGGGTACGGGGAAGAGTTTAAGCGCCAAATTAGCAGCTAAAAAAATGGGCGTACCGATGGTTGCTGCTGATTGGACTTCTTTACGCGGTGCTACTGCTTATGAGTCAAGAAAAAATTTACGAGAATTCCTGCAATTATGCGATTCTTTGGGCGAATACGGTCTTGTCCTTTATTTTGATGATTTCGATAAGGGTTTTGCTGGTTTTGATTCCGATAGCGATGGTGGAGTATCGAGACAATTAGCTGGTAAATTACTCACTTGGATGCAGGAGAGAACTTCTCAAGTATTAGTAATGGCGACTGTGAATAGATTGGACTTCCTTCCGCCTGAATTAATTCGCCGTTTTGATGATATCGTTTTTGTTGATATTCCCCACACTGGCGCACGTTACGAAATTATAAAATTGCATTTAGCTAGATATTTCCCTGATTTAGATTTTAGCGAACGAGATTGGTGGCGACTTTTGCGCGAAACCAAAATGCTTACTCCCGCCGAAATTGGGAATTTGGTACGAAAAACTGCCGAAGAAGCTTTTTATCGAAATACTCAACATTTTGCTTCTTCAGAATTACACAAACAACCGCTTAATGTTACTGTAAAAGATTTCTTGGCACAACGATATAACTTTACTCCTAGCATGATTAGGGAAGAGGATAAAATTGTCGAAATTCGCAACAAAGCATCCTACGCCCGTCCTGCTAGTTCACCCGATAGAAGTCGTTGGCGTCAAGAACCAGAAGTTTTGTTTGGTTCTACTCCAAATTAA
- a CDS encoding PDDEXK family nuclease → MNKSYPVVLYPNQILRFLATNSALGISNSQPTANSPIQSKKKFNIGWFSLTKWELLGAIAVGVIIAWSLAFLSPFWLVASVWVVILLGIICNDSLTTKKQPATKQKITPSLENITLKSHQIKMPIQSTKLNKILDGVVMPSVGMSSARTGVSEKAFKQVLQQIFPNIQQGLSFHNPDLSIPYSADFAFIHSCGLSIDIEIDEPYVGNTKEPHHCTDNGKDDIRNQFFLKGNWTVIRFSEKQVVLYPKSCCKVIASVIARVTGDRTYFAQLLSIPDLPPDPMWTTREAKRWAKENYRQTYLPIGRKK, encoded by the coding sequence GTGAATAAGAGTTATCCCGTTGTCCTTTATCCCAACCAAATTTTGAGATTTTTAGCAACCAACTCGGCTTTGGGTATTTCCAATTCTCAGCCAACAGCTAATTCTCCTATTCAATCTAAGAAAAAGTTTAATATTGGCTGGTTTTCCCTAACCAAATGGGAATTATTAGGAGCGATTGCTGTTGGCGTTATTATAGCATGGTCTTTAGCTTTCTTATCTCCTTTTTGGTTGGTTGCTAGCGTCTGGGTGGTGATTTTATTAGGAATTATCTGTAATGACTCTTTAACTACTAAAAAGCAGCCAGCAACAAAACAAAAGATAACTCCCTCGCTTGAAAACATCACATTGAAGTCTCACCAAATTAAAATGCCAATACAATCGACTAAATTGAATAAAATTCTTGATGGTGTTGTGATGCCTTCAGTAGGTATGAGTAGCGCCCGAACAGGTGTCTCTGAGAAAGCTTTTAAACAGGTGCTACAGCAAATATTTCCGAATATCCAGCAAGGATTGTCATTTCATAACCCCGATTTATCTATTCCTTATTCGGCTGATTTTGCTTTCATACATTCCTGCGGACTGAGTATTGATATTGAGATTGATGAACCGTATGTTGGCAATACCAAAGAACCCCATCATTGTACCGATAACGGTAAGGATGATATCAGAAACCAATTCTTTCTTAAGGGTAACTGGACGGTAATAAGATTCAGCGAAAAGCAAGTAGTTTTATACCCGAAAAGCTGCTGCAAAGTAATTGCTTCTGTCATTGCACGGGTAACTGGCGATCGCACCTACTTTGCCCAACTTCTAAGTATACCAGATTTACCGCCTGACCCGATGTGGACTACCCGCGAGGCTAAAAGGTGGGCTAAAGAAAATTATCGTCAAACTTACTTACCCATTGGGAGGAAAAAATGA